Below is a genomic region from Ostrea edulis chromosome 10, xbOstEdul1.1, whole genome shotgun sequence.
AACTTTGTCATAATTTGTAACGGTAATAATATAGGAATTTGAGTACATATAATTAACGTCTCATTAGGATTGAAATTTCTTCACAAGTTTCTTGTGTGAACTACGTGTGACATATCTAGGTATTAGAAAATACCTTTATATTCTGTAGAAATATATGACtaagtatttttctctcatatacTGTTAAGTTTTTATGAGATATAAATTTCTCCACTttacattatcaaaattttctacCTTTTTTTAGGGCCTTGCCTGCCATATGGCAGGTACCCTAGCTTATTAGTAATCACTGTCTGACCGTTCATCCGTCTGACCATCAGCGCTTTCTATACGGTACACGATAACTATAGTTTCTTTcagaagattttcataaattttttacATAATACTCAGATTAGGCAGAAGAAGAGCCTTTCAAATTTCAGATTTATTGGCTTTGTCCTTACGGAGTTaagggacttagaattttttaatattgatagAGATAATTGCACTTTGTATAGGACACAATAACGAGAGATTACATGAGAAAATCTTGATAGAATTTACAGGTAATGCTTGGATTAGGAAGAGAAAGATCCCTTTTGTTTTTCAGACTTTTTGGTTTTGTCAGGACGGGATTATAAGACTTAAGAATTTTTTGTATTAggtaaaatattcattgttgGGCCCTATCTGACTTTGACTTGTCAGTATTTTTTAAGCCTTTTTCACAATCTGTTTGGTTGTAAGATATGTGAAACTGCATCCTCTTTAGGTCGAAAATCGAAATCGTTAATTGAGATTAATTTAATGATGAAAGTGTTCTTCTGAATGGCGTTTTAACATTTATCTGACATTGTATTTAATGCAAACACCAAATCATTTGATATGTTTGTTATATTGAGTTTTGAACACAAGTAATGAAAGAAGAAACTTGCCtgaaataaacactatatgtatacatcttgtacccacccaagtgTTCAACAGAttactgaacgtacctccatcacagaagagctgatatctcggaaattGCACATATCGTTTTgttcataatttttataatcTCAACTTCTTGCGTGGAAATTGCCTGTGTATTGCCAcagtatattacatatattagtatgagagaaaaatattgCAGTCCTATTGTAGAATATTTAGATTTCAGCTTCACAGAATAGATTGGATGTTACTGTTTTCCTATGTAGAACTCATGCTGTTTTCACTGTGGTGCACACTGAGATTTTAATGCTGTATGTACTTATTTCAGTATACTCAGAAAtgatcatatacatatatttatatatatatatattacagcCAAGGATAACACTGAATAAATATGCTATCAAGCGTTTTTGGCTTTGAACATGAACAAGCAAATGAATTAGCTGCTAATAAGTACATACACAGAAAAGATTGCACCCAGAAATTAGATTTAACTTGGACAACATTTCTTCACTAACAAGTGCTTGCTAACAGACCCTGGTGAGAGGACTTTCTTGCAGTGTGTTTTGTGGTTTTTAGAGTGCTCTGTTTTTGCACCCTCTTTAGGTCAAGCTCCGCCCCCTGAATCAGCTCAAGCTCCTCCCCCTGATCCAAcatctgtttctcaaaaggcaACTATTCCCAAACCCGCTCGGAAATCCTCCGATTCGACTGTCCCTGTTCCTACCTCTACCCCCAGGCCTTCTGTTCAGAAAAGTAAGTACTTATTGTCTGCAAGTCATTTTGGGGTCAGAGGTTCAGTTGCCTTTCAGGAATCAAATGCCAGAATAGTAAGTGTAATAAATCTTGTTTTCATTACTGTGCAGATCTCAGGCTGATGAATATAGAGAGTAAATGACAATTAACAATTATCTTGTTAATTATATAGATGTAAGAAATGAATGAAAGAAAGTAATGTTTGGCAAACCAACTTTCATTTGTGTGCAAGAAATATTTGGAAGACTCACAAGTACCCACACACTAATTGTCACAAGTACAATATATTCCTTCTGAAACTGTAGATAGAACCATCTTTAATTGTCTGGTTTTCTACTTCACTTCATTAGAACTATTTTCTGGGCTATGTAACTCTGTAATGGAGAGACATTTTAGGTGCAAACAGACAGTGTAGCATGAAACCGAATGAAGGTCATCTGTCCAGTGCCAAGgtcaccaataaaaaaaacttagaATTTCTTGTCAGTGCAATGACCTTTGTGATGTTGATACATTAGATGCCCTCACTAGACACAAGGGTTGCTTATAACCAGACAATGTAACATGAGCTTAAATCAAGGTCATTCggataaggtcaaggtcagtggtaaaaaaaaaaagtatttgtaCTGGCCATAACTATAACACTAATGATGGAGAGAacttatataggcagtgcctgctgtccaatcctattgtgaattttcataatgaaatactgtttaaataaaaaaaaaactataacaCTAGAAGCTCTTTAGACAAATTGTCATGACCCTGAATCAAGATTGTTTTGGGTGAAATCAGTGGTAGATAAAACTTAAGATGTATTTGTTCAGGTCAGGACTTTATTGGGCAGTTGCCAATGGAGAGTGGTCATTAATAAACACTTTTACTTGGACACAAAGATTGCTGGTGACCAAATTGTGTGATCGTGAACTgtaaagataaaatattgctcATTCTTGTagtttataatatatttgtatatttggaGCTAGTTTGTGTTTGGCTTGTTTGTTGAAGTATCAGATCTGAAACACTGCATACCATAcaagcagaatttttagtgagGATTTAATATTGGCATTTTTAGTGAGAGTGATGAGGTTGCTAAAACTGAATATTGATCgttaacaatttattccatattgaAGGTAATACTTACCTTTCCTGGAATAATAAAGTCACTGAAATTACCTCTCACTAAACATATATACCCATTTTTATggcaaaattgtaaaatttgtttCTCGCTAAAAACTCCACTTGTATGGTATGCATATTCAGTGATCacttatttttgtaatttgaatatgttACTCAGAGAATTTGCATCTCATATTGAATATGTTATTGACCCAAATTGTTATGATACAGTtatattttaagaagaaaatCAATTTAGTTATTAGATATAGATATTGATGAAATGTAATGGATAATTGTATCTTGTGTGGTGCAGAGGATGAAACAGTGGCCATTACTGCagttctggatgaccttgacaaTCACCTTGGTGATGATGTGGAGGAGGACCAGATGATGATGGTGGAGAACGGAGACCTGACCGTGGAGGAGGTGGATCAGCCACGCTCACTCCGCCCATGCTCATTTGTAGCCCCACCCCCTCCTGATGAACCGCCCCCAGAGGATGTAGAAATTGTCTGCTACAATGACATCATGGGAGTTAAGGTCGACACCGTGGATATCGGCACGGAAACCAGTGATGATAGTGCATCTTTCGATCAAGAGAGTCCAAAAAGTTCTACTAGTAAGTGCATGTATCTAAAGGCTGCATATAAAATCAGACCAATAAACTGTGATCAAAATATTAGTGTTATGTTAGCGAGCATTTGTCAGCTGGCTTTCATGAGCAGTGCTAGTGGGCACTTACTTCAACATAGGTATATTGAAGACCAACTGATGATACATTTTCATATGCACGTATAGTATGTACtctagttttattttttatgcacaGAACGATTATAAATACTTATGATTGTTGAGAAATGCTTTGATAGTGGCTTAAAGCATAGTATTCACAAAAATATTCTAAGACAGTCAAGTTAGATTTATTTCTTCGTTCCATGGGTCATAGATAATTAGTTCCATTAGGAGAGTTTGTTAGTACATATTAAATACTTTTTCTAGTCTTAGATCATTTTGGTGGTTTGGACATTTTCATGATATTTAACTTTCTTATGGTGGGTTGCAATTCAAAGTCTTTTCTATAACCAGTTTccattcacaaaatatttatgaaacagTGGCCTGCATTCTAATATGTATAATTTTAGCAAAATATCTGAGCATGTTTCCTTAACTTAAGGAATTAGTATGGGAAGCTTGATATTTATTCCATTTTACAACTTTAGAGTTTCAGTCAGGCATCAGAAACACAAGTAAGATAGCTGTGGAAGCTTTGTGTATCATTTTGATTTGTAATTACCCATGTATCAGCCTCACACTATATCTAGAAAATCAACCAATCACATCACTCTAAAATATCAACCAATCATATCACCACCTAAAACCAGCCAATCACAAAGAAGATTGTAGTATAGATAAAGCTTTATGTAACCATGCAATTGTAATTCATCCAATAGTAAACCAGAACACTATGTGATCTTGCTGCTAGCTGCTAAGACCAATTTTCTCATACCATTATGATACTCAGTATGACGTGATGTAATAAATAAATGGTATTGAACAAGAGTTCTGTACTGCTTAAGTCAATACCATAATAATATGGATAGTATCAATTAACAGTTATAATTAGTGATACAGCTTGCCAATGATTTActgcaatattatttcatacTAACCTGCTAGAAATTAAGCTTTAGGAAATACTAAAAAGAAATGGGGTatacaacattctttaaccctagcacatttaatttacacaatAACATATGTACTATTTCAAACTCTTTTGCATGCGAGAGTTCAATTTTCCTTCTACTAATCTTATTCTACTTACaatgaattttgtttatttatttttttatcatgattacataattgtaaatttgaatttacaaaGTCATAATTGCAAGTTCGAGTAAATTGCGTGCAGCATATTAGACAATTTACAGTGATTGTGACAATGTAATTTTGAATGATTAGAATATGAATGTGGTTTTAGGAATAATTGTATGACTAAAGAACATCATGAGAATTAGTCCTTCCTTTTGCACTAAAGCATGTTCATTAAACACCTGTTCTGTGTTACCTGTACTGAAAACATTGATGCTTAAATCAAATTTCTTGATATGTCAAGCAAGTATAGAACATTTCAGTTTCGTTTTCAAAAACATTGCATCTGATTGGACAGTACAGCTctaagaaatttacaattttttgaaaattgaagagAACAGAATTTGGACGAGCTAAAACtgaagtatttaaaaattaaatttgattggttaattaatTAAGTAACACAGAACATTGATTGGTCAATGATTGACCAAGGAATCTTATAATTACCTCTGTTAATCTTGTGTATCTGCAAGAGCTcatctgaaagaaaaataaacaaatttggAAAGCTCACAGGAatgaatttagaattttatgCAATACTGATTAGAAATGGAATTCAGATAGTCAAAAATATCAcaatgaatacatttttttttttaaacattgaaaagatcaaaaattaaaacaagatcTTGATGATGAGCCTCTATTGCTGCCCCTGCTTTTTGTTGGTTTATTTATTTCCTGTTGCCCCACAGTGCATAGTCGAGCTGAAAGTCGGACAAGCATGACCTCAGTCACCACAATAGAGGAAATCAACATGGGCTTCGAGTTGGCCATATTGGCAGGGCAGGAAGCCATGTTGGAAGAGTCCAGTGAGGAAGGTATAAATCTAGTCCCCAGCAGCCACCTGCTAAGACAGGTGTAAAAATGAACACTGCGAGGTTCTTGTGTGATGTGAATATTGTCTGTTGTTTGCCCTAACCTTGCACATTATTCTGTATTAATACATTTAATCttggaaatatttattcagCACTAATTCTTGCATGAATGATCTGCACGGAACTGAAATATTCCATAATATGCATTTAtctttaatcattattattctTGTACTATTATAGGGAACAGTATCAAGGTGTACATAAACTTTGTGATAATTTGATGAGATTTTAGAAAACACTCACAAATAAGAAAAAACTGAGGTAGAACTACCAATAGAATTCCACATATTATAATCATCTCAACAACAGAAAAAACTAATTACGTTGATACGTACCACACTCATAAAACTAATTCTACCACTGAAGAACAATTCACACAGTGtgactttaaaaaaatcttgtgTAGCTAGTACTGACCTGTTTCACTTTGAAGTTGTGTGCTCATAACTTCCCAGAAAGCCCTTGTAAGACCCACGCTTCCTAATCTTAAGGATTCAAGAAAATGACTCCCAAGAttctctttttatatattgttcCGTATAAAGTTTGTATATTTCTGATCTGAACAAATAATTCTAGTACTCATACACTTCAACTTATGTGCTATGTAATGTCATTCAATTTGACAAGGTTAatgatttctatatatatagtaaggtttattatgtatgattttaaatattACAGATGAAGAAGAGTACAAAAATGAAATGGCGCACTTTGTAGAAAGAATGAAGAAAGAGGTTGTCAGCCAGAACGAAGCAATAGAAAAGGAATCAAATCCATTGGAACCTAATCTGGAATCAAGGCAGAAGATTTCTGTTGAAGAAGTCAAACTGGATTTACAGTCCTCGAGTGCAGAAAGTTCACCGAAACCCGGCCCTCGTGAGAATACAAACCAGGTAGCGGGTGACCAGGAAGTGTCAGAAATCACATACAGTTTTACCGTGGATGCTGTTCCTCTGGAATTTCAGGAGGATGAAGAACTGAAAGATCAGAAGAacgaggaggaggaggaagaggAATACACAGAAACCATCACTGAAATCATTTATCCACTATCCTCCTCGGATGCACTTGTGAGCCCGAGGAGGATTCCTGATTTGGATTCTCCAAAAGAGCATGCAAAATCTGTGGTTTCTGAAGAAAAACCTAACGAGGGTGAGAAAATTGAAGAGGCAGTGAAACAAGAGGTGCAAGTTCAGCAGAAACTGGACACTGTCCTTAAAGTTGAGGTGTCCAAAGTGGCCAAACCTGAGGAGAAACCAAAGGAACTTAAACGTGAGAAGGAGGAGTTTGTACTAACATTTGATGATTTACAGAATGTTGATTTCACTGGACCAAAGAGGAAGAAGCCCCAGAGTCTGAGTCTTAAACCAGAGATCAAACCACCAACAGAGGAAGTGAAAAGACGATCGGGTCGAAAGTCTCCTGCTGCTGTCACTTCACCTGTGTTTGTGTTGGAGGAACTGCGATCGCGATTTAAGTCTGACGGGGAAGACAATGTTTTAATTACTCCGCTCAGGGAGAGTCGGAGTAATGGAAGCATTAAAGAAAGATGCAATGAACTGAGTTTTACCCCCAGCACAGAGGGAGAGCAGGAACATGTGATGGAGGAAAAGTCCATCTCTCTGATGGCCCATCTTGCTGCCAGGTCACCTGACCAATTCTTAGAGAAGGACAAAATCATTGTAGAAAAACTTGATCTCTCCAAAGATGTGACTGATGGTTTTTCAGAACCAGAAAAGATGAAGAATAGTGATATTAATGAAGACAGTGTTAATAACAATGAATCTGCTCCAAATTCTGCTCGAGACAGTTTGAATAGCAATGGATCTGCTCCAAATTCTGCTAGAGACAGTGTGGCCAGTTCAGAACTAGAAAATGACCCCTTGGAACAAATGCAACAACAGTTCCAAATGTGGCAGACTCAGCTGGAACAAAATCAAAAGTTACTTGCATCTCAGCCTGTTTCAGTGGATGAAACCTCCCTACAGCTGCAGGACCAGCTTAAGAACCAAATTGAGATTCAGAAACAAATGCTTGCTCAAATGCAGAAAAGCATGGAAACGCTCGCTGCCCAATCACAAACAAAATCTCTTGACTCTCCTAGAGACAATGTTGACAAGTCTGAAGTGTCTAGCCGTCAGAATTTGATTCCGAGCCCCCCTGTCCTACCTCAGATGAGGATGAAGTCAGATTCTTTGGACAAAGAGAAAAAATCCAAGAAGAAGGTCAATAAGAGGTTTGAGCCAAAACTTGACCCGAGGGAGGAGTTGATGCTCCAAATCAGAGGCTTCCAGGGACGCAACGCCCTTAAGAAGGTGGGTGAGGGGTTTTCTTCACTGGTGgattgggggggaggggggtccgGGGATTGGAACCTTTCCTTTCGTCACAAACGTTTGCtaaaaaaaaggtaaaaataacgcaGTTTGAGGGTAGAACCCCTCCcccttgaaaaccaaaattaacgGTTAgaacacacccccccccccccctttaaaaaattcctggatccacccctgttCTTGAACATACACAAACTTTCTATAAGAATTACATTTTGTGTACGTTATACAAAACGTTTGTTACTTGTATTCATATGACTTGTTATGACTCATATGAGAATATTGAAGGTAAGATTTAAATATAATTGGATGTATTTAGTGGGGAAGTTTTCGAAACATGGCTGGTCCTCATGTGGTTAAGTCTTAACAGAATTGACTGTGACATTGATCCAGCAaagttgtgaccttgacattcaTTTTATCGAATATGAAATCTATTAGCTGTAAATCTCTATGGCTCAAAAAGTTACAGCCAATTGTAAAGttgaataaaaaatttaaagaaataaaatgtttgCGATTTCTTCTATCATGTTCAGTTGCTTGTGAAATGAGGAAATCTCACAAGAAATTAAGTCTTTtacatgttttgaaaatatactgtAACTCTGTTAGTTTTAAAGATAAGAACTGTCTCCATTTGTTTTTGTAGGTTCAGTTGAAACAGACAAAGTGGGTGTCTGGGCCAGCAATTTCGCAGTAAATGTAGCGCCTGTTTTAACGGAGAGACTAAATTCAACATCTGACTACAGCATGACTTAGATGCCGTCATTACATGGACTAGCACCCGGAGCAGCAAAAGGGAGCAGAAATTTGTGATATCAAAATTCATGAAATCAACAGACAGTCAGGGATCACTAGAAGTCTCCATGTTATTGGTCAGGGGTCACAAGGTCTATAAGTCAGGGGTCACTAGGTCATCCATCGGAGCACATGAACAAAATATTCTGTGGAATTCTCATGGAATTAAAATGATACATACCAATGTGATTGCTGAAGTAAATTTGTGTTTGTGATAGTATTTTTTATACTACAAAATTAAAACTATTCAAGCAGTGTTATATGATGTTTTAGCAGTCTTCCAAAGAACTTTGTCAAGGTCATATCAAGcattgaccttgacatttaaatTTCATTCACCTGATTATGGATGTACAAGCTGTATTTTTTCATCATTTACCAAATTGGAGGAAGGATGACATTTTGGTTTGTACCTCTTGCAttcaaatggttttttttttctctaaaaTATGAAGGAATCAAAAAATAAGtttatttttgtatgtctgacaaaTCAGAAGAAATCAACCACAAACACATAgtcatacacacatacatacatgctgTATTTTTCTACCAAATCagtgattatgaaataagtgtCTTATGTTTTCTACTTGTGTTTAACAAATGTACTGACCATTTGTATACATTGCGTAATTTACAAAGTATATCTTTTGTAAAACAGTATCTATGcatctttttcattttatttgagAAGAGAATACggatatataaatcaaattttgcaAAAGTTGGACATTGAATTATCCCCCCTTGATTTTAGAACGTGTATAATCTGTGATTGATAATcagcatttttttgttgttgttcagGACAAATGTTTTTATAGCGGTGATAATCGGGGAGGATGTAATGTATTTGTACATCTCGTCACCATCGTTGTGTGTATGAATTAATTATACTTTATTTCGTGCATTTGATATTCATATGTTGACAAAAGTGCAATCCTACAGAGTTCATATAGTAAAATTACATCATTCTATTCTTAACCATTAATTACACTGTTTATCGAGTGTTCATAGATAAAACAGATTTGTGTAGTCAAAGGACATTGTAAAAACTTTTTACATCTATCGGGAAATGAGTACCAaggtatttttatttaaatttttgattattttcttatatcaatTTTTCATGTGAAAGATTGTTTTTGCATGgattctaattagattgtatgGCTATGTTGAATGTTACATATGTATTCATGTAATAATCGTAATATTACCCTGTGATGTAGAACGTATATGGGGATATCAATGCATGTAATCAGATGTTATATATTTCACTATCAAGTTGGAGTCCTGCTTTTCTGCTGTTTGTTGCAGGTacagtttcattttttttttaaccacaTAATTTTGTGATGCATGTACTTTCTCTTTCAAACATTTAGTAcaagtaaatttcatttttgaaagtacaattGGGAATGAACTGTGGAGTTTCACGTTGGATTAAGTGTGCCAGCGTGGAACGTGGCTATTCATTCCCcctgtatattttcaaaaatgaaatctcttttttgatatttactttctactttcatttctattggaATTTCCAAtcattaaaatagatgtactatatttatcaagattcatactcgcattgttcacaactgcaacacattcatggctgtcattacaatttgtagagatatcaaaacCAAAAACCATGGAAATGTTATAAATAGCATGTTAACCAAATTTTTTCTCAAATGAATTGGAccaaaaatttaaatgtcatgaaatcttacaaaaataggaaaatttCTGTGTTTGGATGGAATTTCTACTAAAGTAGAGTACACATGTATGTTAATATTGAAGtaatcaaatcaaaatcattgataaaagttcattaCATTCTCAAATTTCATGAAAGTATATTCTAGGAAAGGCAAGTCATCCAGTGTTAGCATTTTATCCTATGGATAGTATGAGAATTGAAATAGGGGTAAATTGACAATTTGACACAATATTCTGTTAGTTGTAACATTATGCttgtctctctttctctctctctctatctctgcATACACAGTGGCCAATGTAtaatactgtacatgtgtaagtcaatattaattttttatttgtatcttattcattgtatacatatattgaaaGGCTTTGTGTCAATTTAGATACAAAGTCATTAAAACCcagaaattttgatttgatgatctcttgtTTTCTTGATGAAGGGGTGAGAGGGAAATGGGCAGTATACATGTCATCGACCGGTGGGAATGTTGTAAAGGGTAATTTGACCCTGTGTAAATGTTGTAAGGGGTAATTTAATCCTTTGCGAATGTCATTTGACCCTTTTTGAATGTCGTATGAGGTAATTTGACCCTTTATGAATGTTGTAGGGGGGTAATTTTACCCCCTGAATGTTGTTTGGGGTAATTTGACATGGTGTGAATGTTGTATGGAGTGATTTGACCTGGTGTCAATGTTGTAGGGGTAATTTGACCCTTTGTGAATGTTGTATGGGGTAATTTGACCCAGTCTAAATGTTGTAAGGGTAATTTAACCCTTTGTGAATGTCATATGGGGTAATTTGACCATTTTTGAAGGTCATATGAGGTAATTTGACCCTTTATGAATGTTGTAGGGGGTAATTTTACCCTCTGAATGTTTTTTGGGGTAATTTGACCTGGTGTGAATGTTGTAGGGGGTGATTTGACCTGGTGTCAATGTTGTATGGGGTAATTTGGTCTGGTGGGAATGCagtctctacccagagttgtcgttccttgctttCACTTACActgtaagtgagtgtaaggaacgataactctgggtagagattggtggGAATGTTATATGGGGTAATTTGTCCCAGTGTGAATGTTGTTGGGGGTAATTTGACCCTGTGTGAATGTTGTATTAGGGTCATTTAACCCTCTGTAAATGTTGTATAGGGGTGATTTGACCCGGTGTCGATGTTGTATGTTGTAATTTTATCCTCTGAAtgtgttaagccgttcttggcacactgattttgactacgaaatactccgtttacctgatcaaggtatagggctcacggtaagtgaccggtctacaggggatgcttactcctcctagacacctgatcccacgtctggtatatccacttaggggttcgtgtttgcccagctctctattttgtattgcttatagaaattgtgagattgatcactgttcgtatcttcacctttcatttacaaaaacaaGTAGTGCCCGTGCAATGTCTGCCAACACGATTGGTTATTCATTGTTACCTCAAATATTGCCaaaaaaacatcttttttttcAGGCAATTTTCAAGAGAAATTAGCCATGGGCTGCATGCTTCGGTAAAATCGTTTTAGAGGAAAGAAGAAATGTAATATTATGGATTGAAAGTGGTGGatatgtacaatgatattttgttATTCCGCGTGAAGCATTCCAGTTTACGAA
It encodes:
- the LOC125665532 gene encoding nucleolar protein dao-5-like isoform X17, whose protein sequence is MYESCTQTRLIMFNWVRKRFTRRRRAMSLANKGPELAGPLTKKVPPEDFRSNGRGPYPLPYPAEPPDDENMNEIVEENVDVIVHLPDGKSKQVAVNSNIPMMDLLVNLAAGSRLNPGGHSLQVLNEDTGKLKEYKANQTIGSLCIRGEDHKFRYVTVQIVPKKVSKKSSGNLRQFEMTKRFTVNLPGGQKKVLRISPQSTLEQVRAQLCQERQLEPSHLVFQLPSNPRQQLSLQTTVAELPSSEVNLTGANVMLDGAKSMPDLSIGRSQSMKTEPPTPYMPMAGEGKKKKGFFSFLKKDKKFTVSMHTDLNHAGKPQQASTSRKDGGSPPATRRKMESAERPKSMFVTSPANVAVNGSKSMQTFSSEVDIRSQAAPSVQVKSAPALNSVREHPVAGPPIKSGKKKRAPPPPQVKPSPHTGVVTAEITVENTQTTPSQAESRIPEIVSSNQQLAQKLHSRNSSDSSGYHELALSGAESPDTAKIEENLELKVSTNITPVEGHKNSGDSGIRDMSSPRRKVRPGIEAMETGSSQTLPLDKVGKKEMSRTKSLERAPGAKKKKAPPPPPEDETVAITAVLDDLDNHLGDDVEEDQMMMVENGDLTVEEVDQPRSLRPCSFVAPPPPDEPPPEDVEIVCYNDIMGVKVDTVDIGTETSDDSASFDQESPKSSTNEEEYKNEMAHFVERMKKEVVSQNEAIEKESNPLEPNLESRQKISVEEVKLDLQSSSAESSPKPGPRENTNQVAGDQEVSEITYSFTVDAVPLEFQEDEELKDQKNEEEEEEEYTETITEIIYPLSSSDALVSPRRIPDLDSPKEHAKSVVSEEKPNEGEKIEEAVKQEVQVQQKLDTVLKVEVSKVAKPEEKPKELKREKEEFVLTFDDLQNVDFTGPKRKKPQSLSLKPEIKPPTEEVKRRSGRKSPAAVTSPVFVLEELRSRFKSDGEDNVLITPLRESRSNGSIKERCNELSFTPSTEGEQEHVMEEKSISLMAHLAARSPDQFLEKDKIIVEKLDLSKDVTDGFSEPEKMKNSDINEDSVNNNESAPNSARDSLNSNGSAPNSARDSVASSELENDPLEQMQQQFQMWQTQLEQNQKLLASQPVSVDETSLQLQDQLKNQIEIQKQMLAQMQKSMETLAAQSQTKSLDSPRDNVDKSEVSSRQNLIPSPPVLPQMRMKSDSLDKEKKSKKKVNKRFEPKLDPREELMLQIRGFQGRNALKKVQLKQTKWVSGPAISQ
- the LOC125665532 gene encoding nucleolar protein dao-5-like isoform X27, whose protein sequence is MFSRKKKQVLSASVTAVNGHTEQMTKRFTVNLPGGQKKVLRISPQSTLEQVRAQLCQERQLEPSHLVFQLPSNPRQQLSLQTTVAELPSSEVNLTGANVMLDGAKSMPDLSIGRSQSMKTEPPTPYMPMAGEGKKKKGFFSFLKKDKKFTVSMHTDLNHAGKPQQASTSRKDGGSPPATRRKMESAERPKSMFVTSPANVAVNGSKSMQTFSSEVDIRSQAAPSVQVKSAPALNSVREHPVAGPPIKSGKKKRAPPPPQVKPSPHTGVVTAEITVENTQTTPSQAESRIPEIVSSNQQLAQKLHSRNSSDSSGYHELALSGAESPDTAKIEENLELKVSTNITPVEGHKNSGDSGIRDMSSPRRKVRPGIEAMETGSSQTLPLDKVGKKEMSRTKSLERAPGAKKKKAPPPPPEDETVAITAVLDDLDNHLGDDVEEDQMMMVENGDLTVEEVDQPRSLRPCSFVAPPPPDEPPPEDVEIVCYNDIMGVKVDTVDIGTETSDDSASFDQESPKSSTNEEEYKNEMAHFVERMKKEVVSQNEAIEKESNPLEPNLESRQKISVEEVKLDLQSSSAESSPKPGPRENTNQVAGDQEVSEITYSFTVDAVPLEFQEDEELKDQKNEEEEEEEYTETITEIIYPLSSSDALVSPRRIPDLDSPKEHAKSVVSEEKPNEGEKIEEAVKQEVQVQQKLDTVLKVEVSKVAKPEEKPKELKREKEEFVLTFDDLQNVDFTGPKRKKPQSLSLKPEIKPPTEEVKRRSGRKSPAAVTSPVFVLEELRSRFKSDGEDNVLITPLRESRSNGSIKERCNELSFTPSTEGEQEHVMEEKSISLMAHLAARSPDQFLEKDKIIVEKLDLSKDVTDGFSEPEKMKNSDINEDSVNNNESAPNSARDSLNSNGSAPNSARDSVASSELENDPLEQMQQQFQMWQTQLEQNQKLLASQPVSVDETSLQLQDQLKNQIEIQKQMLAQMQKSMETLAAQSQTKSLDSPRDNVDKSEVSSRQNLIPSPPVLPQMRMKSDSLDKEKKSKKKVNKRFEPKLDPREELMLQIRGFQGRNALKKVQLKQTKWVSGPAISQ